The following are encoded together in the Poseidonibacter lekithochrous genome:
- the rlmB gene encoding 23S rRNA (guanosine(2251)-2'-O)-methyltransferase RlmB, translated as MIIYGKQIVLYVLEKHPELIEEVFLSKEIDKKLFTQFARLDKKIHKVDNQKAQALAKGGNHQGFFLKLEQFDYAPIKNFKNMNFILVLDGLTDVGNIGAIARTAYSMGIEGVIASNIKTINNSGIVRTSSGALLDLPFTVHPRSVDLASELIDSGFTLIGATTDGIDLKKYGKIEKTDKVALFLGSEGDGISPKVAKKLDLKVSIGMEHEFDSLNVSVAAGILIYNLKR; from the coding sequence ATGATAATATATGGAAAACAAATCGTACTTTACGTACTAGAAAAACACCCAGAACTAATAGAAGAAGTTTTTCTTTCAAAAGAAATTGATAAAAAACTTTTTACACAATTTGCAAGACTTGACAAAAAAATTCACAAAGTGGATAATCAAAAAGCTCAAGCACTAGCAAAAGGCGGAAATCATCAAGGTTTCTTTTTAAAATTAGAACAATTTGACTATGCTCCAATTAAAAACTTCAAAAATATGAACTTCATCTTAGTTTTAGATGGATTAACTGATGTTGGAAATATTGGTGCAATTGCAAGAACAGCTTACTCTATGGGAATAGAAGGTGTAATTGCTTCAAATATCAAAACTATTAATAACTCTGGAATTGTAAGAACAAGTTCAGGAGCATTATTAGACTTACCATTTACAGTTCACCCAAGATCAGTAGATTTAGCGAGCGAATTAATCGACTCTGGATTTACATTAATTGGTGCAACTACTGATGGAATTGACCTTAAAAAATATGGGAAAATTGAAAAGACTGATAAAGTAGCTTTATTCTTAGGAAGCGAAGGAGATGGTATCTCTCCAAAAGTTGCTAAAAAATTAGACTTAAAAGTATCTATTGGAATGGAACATGAATTTGATTCATTAAATGTTTCAGTAGCAGCAGGGATTTTAATCTACAATCTTAAAAGATAA
- the rsmI gene encoding 16S rRNA (cytidine(1402)-2'-O)-methyltransferase, translated as MLCLVPTPIGNLEDMSLRSLNTLLEAELIFCEDTRVTKKLLNLLGERNDLDFSNKEYKSFHSHNENQVLKTLTIDTFTKNVVYVSDAGMPCVSDPGATLVDYCIKNNIEYDVLPGANAVLTAYAMSGFINTTFSFHGFLAHKGAERSSKLDAILHDDKLAILYESPHRLLKLLEELATKDENRTVFLAKEITKLHQKTYKNSSKNLFEEFQDINIKGEWVVVIEPVETCGSSLELKDIQDLDLAPKVKAKLISKMTGRKTKEIYQELMEERD; from the coding sequence ATGCTGTGCTTAGTTCCCACTCCAATAGGTAACCTTGAAGACATGTCTTTAAGGTCTTTAAACACTTTATTGGAGGCGGAACTAATTTTTTGTGAAGATACAAGAGTCACAAAAAAACTTCTAAATCTACTAGGTGAAAGAAACGACCTAGACTTTTCAAACAAAGAATACAAATCATTTCATTCTCACAATGAAAATCAAGTTTTAAAAACTTTAACAATTGATACTTTTACTAAAAATGTTGTTTACGTAAGTGATGCTGGTATGCCATGCGTTTCAGACCCAGGTGCTACACTAGTTGATTACTGTATTAAAAACAATATTGAATATGATGTATTACCAGGAGCAAATGCCGTTTTAACAGCGTATGCAATGAGTGGTTTTATTAATACTACATTTTCATTTCATGGATTCTTAGCCCATAAAGGCGCGGAGAGAAGTTCAAAACTAGATGCAATTTTACATGATGATAAACTTGCGATTTTATATGAATCTCCACATAGACTTCTAAAATTATTAGAAGAATTAGCTACAAAAGATGAAAACAGAACAGTATTTTTAGCAAAAGAAATAACAAAACTTCACCAAAAAACTTACAAAAATTCTTCGAAAAATTTATTTGAAGAGTTCCAAGATATTAATATAAAAGGGGAATGGGTTGTAGTAATTGAACCAGTTGAAACATGTGGTTCAAGCCTTGAATTAAAGGACATCCAAGACCTTGATTTAGCTCCAAAAGTAAAAGCAAAATTAATATCTAAAATGACGGGAAGAAAAACAAAAGAGATTTACCAAGAATTAATGGAAGAAAGAGACTAA
- the rpmE gene encoding 50S ribosomal protein L31, with translation MKKDIHPDYKVCSVSCACGNSFETKSNVETMRIDICNACHPFFTGEQKIVDAAGRVEKFKAKYAAAK, from the coding sequence GTGAAAAAAGATATACACCCAGATTATAAAGTATGTTCAGTATCTTGTGCTTGTGGTAACTCGTTTGAAACTAAATCAAATGTTGAAACTATGAGAATTGATATTTGTAATGCTTGTCACCCATTCTTTACTGGAGAGCAAAAAATTGTTGATGCTGCTGGTAGAGTTGAGAAATTCAAAGCTAAATACGCAGCTGCTAAGTAA
- the miaA gene encoding tRNA (adenosine(37)-N6)-dimethylallyltransferase MiaA — translation MKEIAIIGSTASGKTGLSLDIAQKTNSIILSLDSLSVYKEIDIASAKPTIEERGDIIHFGIDEVYPNEEFDVIQFIDCYKKAKEYALQNNNNLIIVGGTGFYLKALVEGLSVGVDSKIKLDIPVEEAYDLLYSLDKDYMERIKKTDRYRVEKAYAIYKDSQLTPSEYFKQNPKTPIAPDLKIFEILWDRDELRKRISLRTKLMMKDGIIDEVIYLERKYTREPNAMSSIGIIETLEFLDGKINKEQLEEKVALNTAKLAKRQNTFNKGQFNGKQESNIIQNLNSDILKYFSL, via the coding sequence ATGAAAGAAATTGCAATTATTGGCTCAACTGCCTCAGGAAAAACTGGACTATCATTAGATATCGCCCAAAAAACAAACTCAATTATATTATCACTTGACTCATTATCAGTATATAAAGAAATAGATATTGCCTCTGCAAAACCTACAATAGAAGAGAGAGGAGATATTATTCATTTTGGAATAGATGAAGTTTATCCAAATGAAGAATTTGATGTAATACAATTTATTGATTGTTATAAAAAAGCAAAAGAGTATGCTTTACAGAACAATAACAACCTTATTATCGTAGGTGGTACAGGATTTTACTTAAAAGCCTTAGTTGAGGGATTATCAGTTGGTGTAGATTCAAAAATAAAACTTGATATTCCAGTTGAGGAAGCTTATGATTTACTTTATAGTCTTGATAAAGATTATATGGAAAGAATCAAAAAGACTGATAGATACAGAGTTGAGAAAGCCTATGCAATTTATAAAGACAGCCAATTAACTCCTAGTGAGTATTTCAAACAAAACCCAAAAACACCAATAGCTCCTGATCTTAAAATATTTGAAATTTTATGGGATAGAGATGAATTAAGAAAAAGAATCTCTTTAAGAACTAAACTAATGATGAAGGATGGAATCATTGATGAAGTAATTTATTTAGAGAGAAAATACACAAGAGAACCAAATGCAATGTCATCAATTGGAATTATTGAAACTTTAGAGTTCTTAGATGGAAAAATAAATAAAGAACAACTAGAAGAGAAAGTTGCCTTAAATACAGCCAAACTAGCAAAAAGACAAAATACTTTTAATAAAGGTCAATTTAATGGCAAACAAGAATCCAATATAATACAAAACTTAAATTCAGATATACTTAAGTATTTTTCGCTATAA
- the mqnP gene encoding menaquinone biosynthesis prenyltransferase MqnP, whose translation MEKLLKKINDFNELVMFKHSIFSLPFIFIAMVVAAQGWFGFKLMFLGILAALSARNFAMGFNRYMDRDIDALNPRTVNRPNVDGRISASQMLLFTIANALGFIVVAYFVNDLAFYLSVPILLIIGSYSYFKRFSYLAHVILGISLALAPIAGVVAVSESIPLWSVLLSIGVMFWVAGFDLLYSLQDIEVDKKLNLHSIPSKFGPQKTMLISKVFHILTVIFWLLFVISSDSSTFAYIAVLISAIMLTYEHYLVNKDFTKIDKAFFTVNGYLGIIFFILIVLDNIF comes from the coding sequence ATGGAAAAACTGCTAAAAAAAATTAACGATTTCAATGAACTAGTAATGTTCAAACACTCAATCTTTTCACTACCATTTATCTTTATAGCAATGGTTGTAGCTGCTCAAGGTTGGTTTGGTTTTAAACTAATGTTTCTTGGTATTCTTGCTGCTTTAAGTGCAAGAAACTTTGCAATGGGATTCAACAGATATATGGATAGAGATATTGATGCTCTAAATCCAAGAACTGTGAATAGACCAAATGTTGATGGAAGAATCTCTGCTTCTCAAATGTTACTATTTACTATTGCCAATGCTTTAGGGTTTATTGTTGTTGCTTATTTTGTAAATGATTTAGCTTTTTATTTATCAGTTCCAATTTTATTAATAATTGGTTCTTACTCTTACTTTAAAAGATTCTCTTATTTAGCTCATGTTATTTTGGGTATTTCTTTAGCTCTTGCTCCTATTGCTGGTGTTGTTGCTGTTAGTGAATCTATTCCTTTATGGTCTGTATTATTAAGTATTGGGGTTATGTTCTGGGTTGCTGGATTTGACTTATTATACTCATTACAAGATATTGAAGTGGATAAGAAATTAAATCTTCATTCAATTCCTTCAAAATTTGGTCCTCAAAAAACAATGCTTATTTCAAAAGTATTTCATATATTAACTGTAATCTTTTGGCTTTTATTTGTAATAAGCTCAGATAGTTCTACTTTTGCTTATATTGCAGTATTAATAAGTGCAATTATGTTGACATATGAACACTATTTAGTAAATAAAGATTTTACTAAAATTGATAAAGCATTTTTTACAGTGAACGGATATTTGGGAATAATTTTCTTCATTTTAATAGTTTTAGACAATATATTTTAG